In one Sphingomonas sp. AP4-R1 genomic region, the following are encoded:
- a CDS encoding MOSC domain-containing protein, which translates to MTGTLLGIARHARPRGEMETVEHAEIGLATGVHGDFRGALKPGRNKRQVTVMTADSWRHAMRDLDASIPWELRRVNLLVEGIELEDTKGARLIFAGGVVLEVTGECDPCSRMEEIAPGLKAALLPHWRGGVTTIVRQEGRIAVGDSVRIDR; encoded by the coding sequence ATGACCGGCACTCTCCTCGGCATTGCCCGCCATGCGCGTCCGCGTGGGGAAATGGAGACGGTCGAGCATGCCGAGATCGGGCTGGCCACCGGCGTGCACGGCGACTTTCGCGGGGCGCTGAAGCCGGGGCGCAACAAGCGCCAGGTGACGGTGATGACGGCCGACAGCTGGCGCCATGCGATGCGCGATCTGGACGCGAGCATCCCCTGGGAATTGCGCCGGGTGAACCTGCTGGTCGAGGGGATCGAGCTGGAGGACACCAAAGGCGCCAGGCTCATCTTCGCGGGTGGCGTGGTGCTGGAAGTGACCGGCGAGTGCGATCCATGCAGCCGCATGGAGGAGATCGCGCCGGGCCTGAAGGCGGCCCTGCTGCCCCACTGGCGCGGCGGCGTGACGACCATAGTCAGACAAGAGGGCCGCATCGCGGTCGGCGACAGCGTGAGGATCGATCGATGA
- the pgk gene encoding phosphoglycerate kinase: protein MSFKTLDDMGDVSGKRVLVREDLNVPMDGTRVTDDTRLRAAAPTVAELSDKGAIVLVLAHFGRPKGERNPDMSLAMVTKPFSDVLGREVRFIDDCVGEAAATAIASLQPGDIALLENTRFHKGEEKNDPALVAEMAKLGDLYVNDAFSAAHRAHASTEGLAHALPAFAGRSMQAELEALQKALGEPEHPVAAVVGGAKVSTKLDVLKHLVSKVDHLIIGGGMANTFLAARGVDVGKSLCEHDLKDTALAILDAADAAGCTVHLPYDVVVSKEFKANPPTRTINVHEVEADEMILDCGPAASEAISDALKTCRTLVWNGPLGAFEIPPFDTATMALAHTAAALTKSGGLVSVAGGGDTVAAVNVAGVADDLTFISTAGGAFLEWMEGKELPGVKALER from the coding sequence ATGAGCTTCAAGACCCTGGACGACATGGGCGATGTTTCGGGAAAGCGCGTGCTGGTGCGCGAGGATCTGAACGTGCCGATGGACGGCACGCGCGTGACCGACGACACCCGCCTGCGCGCGGCGGCCCCGACCGTGGCCGAGCTTTCGGACAAGGGCGCGATCGTGCTGGTCCTCGCCCATTTCGGCCGGCCCAAGGGCGAGCGCAATCCGGACATGAGCCTGGCGATGGTGACCAAGCCGTTCAGCGACGTGCTGGGCCGTGAGGTGCGCTTCATCGACGATTGCGTGGGCGAGGCGGCGGCTACCGCGATCGCGTCGCTCCAGCCGGGCGATATCGCGCTGCTGGAGAATACCCGCTTCCACAAGGGCGAGGAGAAGAACGATCCCGCGCTCGTCGCGGAGATGGCCAAGCTGGGCGATCTCTATGTGAACGACGCCTTCTCCGCCGCGCATCGCGCCCACGCCTCGACCGAAGGGCTGGCGCATGCGTTGCCCGCCTTCGCCGGCCGATCGATGCAGGCCGAACTGGAAGCGCTGCAGAAGGCGCTGGGCGAGCCCGAGCACCCGGTGGCGGCGGTCGTCGGCGGGGCGAAGGTGTCGACCAAGCTGGACGTACTCAAGCATCTCGTCAGCAAGGTGGATCACCTCATCATCGGTGGCGGCATGGCCAACACCTTCCTCGCCGCGCGCGGCGTGGATGTGGGCAAATCGCTGTGCGAGCATGATCTGAAGGATACGGCGCTCGCCATCCTCGATGCGGCGGACGCGGCGGGCTGCACCGTGCATCTGCCATACGATGTCGTCGTCTCGAAGGAGTTCAAGGCCAACCCGCCGACGCGCACGATCAACGTGCATGAGGTGGAGGCCGACGAGATGATCCTCGATTGCGGGCCGGCCGCCAGCGAGGCGATCTCCGATGCGTTGAAGACCTGCCGCACGCTCGTCTGGAACGGGCCGCTGGGCGCGTTCGAGATCCCGCCGTTCGACACGGCGACGATGGCGCTGGCGCATACAGCGGCGGCGCTGACGAAGTCGGGCGGGCTCGTCTCGGTGGCGGGTGGCGGCGATACGGTGGCGGCTGTGAACGTCGCCGGCGTGGCCGACGACCTGACCTTCATCTCCACGGCCGGCGGCGCCTTCCTCGAATGGATGGAAGGCAAGGAATTGCCCGGAGTTAAAGCGCTCGAACGTTGA
- a CDS encoding ribbon-helix-helix protein, CopG family, with protein sequence MLGVRLDSELEQRLAAVARSQGRSKSDIAREAVRRYVDLHDEAFRAEAKRQSLRAGAREAAGAGEGPLFWQASDAEAGAWK encoded by the coding sequence ATGCTGGGCGTCAGGCTCGATAGCGAACTGGAGCAGCGGCTGGCCGCCGTCGCCCGTTCGCAGGGCCGCAGCAAGAGCGACATCGCCCGCGAGGCGGTGCGCCGTTACGTCGATCTGCATGATGAAGCCTTCAGGGCCGAAGCGAAGCGGCAGTCGCTGCGCGCGGGAGCTCGGGAGGCAGCGGGGGCAGGCGAAGGGCCGCTCTTCTGGCAGGCCAGCGATGCCGAGGCCGGCGCGTGGAAATAA
- a CDS encoding type II toxin-antitoxin system PemK/MazF family toxin — translation MIAAGAGDFSGKPRPFLVVQSDLFNEAHATLTLCPMTSMLGGETLFRVAFAPTLETGLLAESEVQVDKIQIIERTQISRVIGQAPATAMEQVDQALRRWLEL, via the coding sequence GTGATCGCGGCGGGAGCCGGGGATTTCTCGGGCAAACCGCGGCCGTTTCTGGTAGTCCAGTCCGATCTGTTCAACGAAGCCCATGCCACCCTCACGCTCTGCCCGATGACGAGCATGTTGGGTGGCGAGACGCTGTTCCGCGTCGCCTTCGCGCCGACGCTGGAAACCGGCCTGCTCGCCGAGAGCGAGGTGCAGGTCGACAAGATCCAGATCATCGAACGTACGCAGATTTCCCGCGTGATCGGCCAGGCGCCCGCCACCGCGATGGAGCAGGTGGATCAGGCACTTCGCCGCTGGCTTGAACTTTAA
- a CDS encoding fructose bisphosphate aldolase, translating into MNIDDMTTKIAAGQGFIAALDQSGGSTPKALAGYGVDASAFSSEEEMFGLIHDMRVRIITSPAFTGDKVIGAILFEKTMDGQADGKPVPTALIERGVVPFIKIDKGLEDEKDGVQLMKPMPTLDALLARAKGLGVFGTKERSVINLANPAGIAAIVTQQFEIAAQVIAGGLMPIIEPEVNIKSAERAGCDQILMDEILKALDAMPGTDKVMLKLSLPEKEGLFQPLVDHPRVLRVVALSGGYKRPQACVELAKNPGIIASFSRALLEDLRFQMTADEFDTALGEAIDEIYGASVNKTA; encoded by the coding sequence ATGAACATCGACGACATGACGACCAAGATTGCCGCCGGCCAGGGCTTCATCGCCGCGCTGGACCAGTCGGGCGGCTCCACGCCCAAGGCGCTCGCCGGCTATGGCGTGGACGCCAGCGCCTTCTCCAGCGAGGAGGAGATGTTCGGCCTGATCCACGATATGCGCGTCCGCATCATCACCTCGCCCGCCTTCACCGGCGACAAGGTGATCGGCGCGATCCTGTTCGAGAAGACGATGGACGGGCAGGCGGACGGCAAGCCCGTGCCGACCGCGCTGATCGAGCGCGGCGTGGTGCCCTTCATCAAGATCGACAAGGGGCTGGAGGACGAGAAGGACGGCGTCCAGCTGATGAAGCCGATGCCGACGCTCGACGCGCTGCTGGCCCGCGCCAAGGGACTCGGCGTGTTCGGCACCAAGGAGCGTTCGGTGATCAACCTCGCCAATCCGGCGGGGATCGCGGCGATCGTGACGCAGCAGTTCGAGATCGCCGCCCAGGTGATCGCGGGCGGCCTGATGCCGATCATCGAGCCGGAAGTGAACATCAAGAGCGCCGAGCGCGCCGGCTGCGACCAGATCCTGATGGACGAGATCCTGAAGGCGCTGGACGCGATGCCGGGCACCGACAAGGTGATGCTGAAGCTGTCGCTTCCGGAGAAGGAGGGCCTGTTCCAGCCACTGGTCGATCATCCCCGCGTGCTGCGCGTGGTGGCGCTGTCGGGCGGCTACAAGCGGCCGCAGGCCTGCGTGGAGCTGGCCAAGAATCCCGGCATCATCGCCAGCTTCAGCCGCGCGCTGCTGGAAGACCTGCGCTTCCAGATGACGGCCGATGAATTCGACACGGCCCTCGGCGAGGCGATCGACGAGATTTACGGCGCCTCGGTCAACAAGACGGCCTGA